One window of the Saccopteryx bilineata isolate mSacBil1 chromosome 2, mSacBil1_pri_phased_curated, whole genome shotgun sequence genome contains the following:
- the C8G gene encoding complement component C8 gamma chain, with product MRRLGRGVTLAQGWGLGRADVDFLGQASGWHWTVDSDPGRGHPVPGFPQSCHCCGPTMLPSRTALVLTLVLAAGFPGQGARRRPKRPSPISTIQPKANFSAQQFAGTWFLVAVASSCRSLQEQGHRAEATTLRVAPQGAAIAVNTFRKLDGICWQVRQLYGGTKVPGRFLLQARGARGEVHVVVGETDYQSFAILYLERAQRLSVKLYARSLPVSDLVVSTFEQRVQRANLTEDHILYFPKYGFCESADQFHVLDEVKR from the exons ATGAGGAGGCTTGGGCGGGGGGTGACCCTGGCCCAGGGCTGGGGCTTGGGGAGAGCCGACGTGGACTTCCTGGGCCAGGCTTCTGGGTGGCACTGGACAGTGGACTCTGACCCAGGACGTGGTCATCCTGTCCCTGGTTTCCCTCAGTCCTGTCACTGTTGCGGCCCCACCATGCTGCCTTCTAGGACTGCACTCGTCTTGACTCTGGTCCTGGCTGCTGGCTTCCCGGGTCAGGGGGCTCGGAGGCGCCCCAAGCGCCCGTCCCCCATCAGCACCATCCAGCCCAAAGCCAACTTCAGTGCTCAGCAG TTTGCAGGGACTTGGTTCCTCGTGGCCGTGGCCTCCTCCTGTCGCTCCCTGCAGGAGCAGGGCCACCGAGCTGAGGCCACCACACTGCGTGTGGCTCCCCAGGGTGCAGCCATAGCCGTCAATACCTTTCGAAAGCT GGATGGCATCTGTTGGCAGGTACGGCAGCTCTATGGAGGCACAAAGGTCCCAGGCCGCTTCCTGCTCCAAG CTCGAGGCGCCAGGGGGGAGGTTCATGTGGTCGTTGGGGAGACGGACTACCAGAGCTTTGCCATCCTCTACTTGGAACGGGCACAGCGGCTATCGGTGAAGCTGTACG CCCGCTCGCTGCCCGTGAGTGACTTGGTCGTGAGTACATTTGAGCAGCGGGTCCAGAGGGCCAACCTGACCGAGGACCACATCTTGTACTTCCCCAAATACG GTTTCTGCGAGTCTGCAGACCAGTTCCACGTCCTGGACG AAGTCAAGAGGTGA